One part of the Sus scrofa isolate TJ Tabasco breed Duroc chromosome 8, Sscrofa11.1, whole genome shotgun sequence genome encodes these proteins:
- the RPS3A gene encoding 40S ribosomal protein S3a (The RefSeq protein has 5 substitutions compared to this genomic sequence), with protein MAVGKNKRLTKGGKKGAKKKVVDPFSKRDWYDVKAPAMFNIRNIGKTLVTRTQGTKIASDGLKGRVFEVSPADLQNDEVAFRKSKLITEDVQGKNCLTNFHGMDLTRDKMCSMVKKWQTVIEAHVDVKTTDGYLLRLFCVGFTKKRNNQIRKTSYAQHQQVRQIRKKMMEIMTREVQTNDLKEVVNKLIPDSIGKDIEKACQPIYPLHDVFVRKVKMLKKPKFELGKLMELHGEGSSSGKATGDETGAKVERADGYEPPVQESV; from the exons ATGGCGGTTGGCAAGAATAAGCGCCTTACGAAAGGCGGCAAAAAGGGAGCCAAGAAGAAAGT ggtTGACCCATTTTCTAAGAAAGATTGGTATGATGTGAAAGCACCAGCTATGTTCAATATAAGAAATATTGGGAAAACACTGGTCACAAGAACTCAAGGAACCA AAATTGCATCTGATGGCCTCAAGGGTCGTGTGTTTGAAGTGAGCCTTGCTGATCTGCAGAATGATGAAGTTGCATTTAGAAAATTCAAGCTGATTACTGAGGATGTTCAGGGCAAAAACTGCTTGACCAACTTCCACGGCATGGATCTTACCCGTGACAAGATGTGCTCAATGGTCAAAAAATGGCAG accATGATTGAAGCTCACGTTGATGTCAAGACTACCGATGGTTATTTGCTTCGTCTGTTCTGTGTTGGTTTTACTAAAAAACGCAACAATCAGATTCGGAAGACCTCTTACGCTCAGCACCAACAAGTCCGCCAAATCCGGAAGAAGATGATGGAAATCATGACCCGAGAGGTGCAGACAAATGACTTGAAAGAGGTGGTCAATAAATT GATTCCAGACAGCATTGGAAAGGACATAGAAAAGGCTTGCCAGTCTATTTATCCGCTTCATGACGTCTTcgttagaaaagtaaaaatgctgAAGAAGCCCAAGTTTGAAT tggGAAAACTCATGGAGCTACATGGTGAAGGTAGTAGTTCTGGAAAAGCTACTGGGGACGAGACAGGTGCTAAAGTTGAACGAGCTGATGGCTATGAGCCCCCAGTGCAAGAATctgtttaa